The sequence below is a genomic window from Granulicatella elegans.
TTTGGGCTCAATGCCAGAATGATTGAGAGAAGAAATGGATTTATTACTTATTTAAAAGAAGCAGAAAAAATTGCGGATTTTCTTGCGCTCATTGGGGCAGCGAATGCGATGATGAAATTTGAAGACATTCGTATTGTACGAGATATGAGAAACTCGGTGAATCGTTTAGTGAACTGTGAAAATGCCAATATTAATAAAGTCGTTACAGCAGCTTCTCGTCAAATGGAAGATATTTTATTCATTGAGGAGAAAGTTGGTTTAGAGGCATTACCTGTAAAATTATTTGAATTAGCTCAAGTGAGAAAAGAAAATCCGGATATTAGTTTGAAGGACTTAGGGGAAATTATTCCTTCTGGTTCGATTTCAAAATCGGGGGTAAACCATCGTTTGAGAAAAATATCTGAATTTGCTGAAAATTTAAGAAAAAATATTTCGTAAAAAAATATTTTTTGAGATTTTTTTCGTACTTATAGAGTGAAGAACAAATTGTTCTTTAATCATTTAATGGAGGTACGGAAAAATGAATCATGTTTCATTAATTGGTCGTCTGATTAAGGACGTCGCTGTTCATCAATCTGAGAAGGGAAATTCTGTTTGTCGAAATACTTTGGCAGTACAGAGTATTTATAGGCAGAATGATGGGGATAAGCAGACGGATTTTATTCAGGTGATTGCTTTTGGAAAGCTGGCGGATCGGATTCAGCGTTTTGTGAAGAAGGGTGATCGTTTAGGGATTGAGGGTCGTATTCATTCGAGACATTATAAGAATCGTGATCAGCAGGATGTTTATGTGACAGAGGTGATTATTGAGGAATGTTATTTCTTAGAGCCTAAGTCGCAAGAAACTGAGCCAGAAGAAACGGATGAGTTTGCTTCGATTTTCACGGTTGAAGGGGAATAAGATAAAAGACTTCCTGGAATTGTAGTATTAGGTCTTTCCTGCACTACAATGGGAAGTCTTTTTTTGTTCTTTGGAATGACATGGGAGCGTAAGTGATTAATCAACACCCAATTCCTTTCTCACATCTGACAAAGAAGTAAGTTTCCCTTGCTGAATGTCCTGATGACCAAGCAAAATCTCTTTTTTCAAATCTTCAAAGGCAACTTGATATTGTGGTTCTTGAGAATCGCTGAATACAAATTCTTTAGGGTCAACTGCTCCAGTTGCAATTTTACGAAGTGCTGCGTTGAATACATCAGATAAAGTTATCTTTTCATCTGCTAGTATCTCTTTTGATTGTTGGTAGAATGTAGAATCTGCTCTAAAATTCACTGGTTGAGTACTCGCCATAATAACCACCTTTTGTAAAGATATTTTGTAAATACATTGTAGCATAATTTATTGTGTTGAAAAATTAAAACAAAGGCTGCCTTGTTCGGTGCAGACACTAATAAAATGTATGTCTCTTTCTCATGGAAGAACATAAAAATATGAGTAATGAGTTGAGTGATACTACTTGAGCAGTTGAACGTATTATTCCTTCTCAATAACGATACGTTCAATTGCCTTAATAACACCATTATTTTCGTTTGTGTCAGTTACAATGCTGCATAGATGTTTAACTTCTTCTGTGGCATTTCCCATTGCGATTGCTAATCCTGCGTATTGAAGCATTTCGATATCATTGGCGGCATCTCCAATAGCGGCAATTTCGTTTTGGTTGAGGTTGAGTCTTTGGACTAATTTTTCTAGTCCATAAGCTTTATTGACGCCTTTTTTTAGGACCTCAACTAAATATTTTTGGCTACGAACGACATAGAATTCCTCTCTCCATGAATCTGGAATTACTGTCTCAAATTCGTTTAATTGTTCTTCATCTCCAAGTAGTAAAATTTTATAAAAATCTGTTGTAAGAGATTCTTTCGTTGTAATACGTTTGATTTCTCCGTTGATGATTTTTACATCATATTCCATCCATTCTGTTGGTTCTTGGTCAAAGGAGTAGTAATAATCAACTCCGCCTCCCATCACACTAATGTTGTGTTCTTTTCCAAGTTGAATCCATTTTTGGATAGCAGCTGAATCTACAAATGCATCCATGATACGGTTCCCTGTTTGGCTTTCATAAATATTAGCGCCGTTTTGACTAATAATATAATGATTTTCTTCAAGATATCCTAAATCTTTTAAGTAAGGACGAATTCCTGTTTCTGGTCTACCTGTACATAGAACTAATAGTGTTTCTGTATCTTTATGATGAAATTCTTTGAAATATTGTTTCGTTTCTTCTAGTAATTGTTTTTTAGAATTTAATAATGTTCCATCCATATCGATGGCAATTAGTTTAATCATCTGATTGACTCCTTTTTAAAATGTGTTTTCATTTTACCATAAAAATACCGACCTCCAAAGGTTCATTTTTGGAAGTCGGTAAACTTTTTATTTTTCATTTTCTAAACGTTCAAAGGCATCGTGAATGACTTGTTTTAAGGCAGTAGCAGATAAATCCATTTTTTCTTGTTCAGCATCAGCTAATGGGATTTCAATAATTTGACGAATGCCATCTCGTCCAATAACGGCTGGAACTCCGATATAAATATCTTCTTGTCCATAATGTCCTTCGAGATAGACGGATAATGGGAAGATAGCTCTTTCGTTATTTAAAATGGCTTTTGTAATTCTTGCTAGGGTTGCTCCGATACCATAGTAAGTAGCTCCTTTTTTCGCAATGATTTCATAAGCAGCATCTCTTACTTGGAAGAATACTTCGACTAATTTTTCTTCATCTGTATCCGGATTTTGGCGAACCCATTCATAAATTTGTAATCCACCGACATTTGCATGAGACCAAACTGGGAATTCTGTATCTCCGTGTTCTCCTAGGATATATCCATGAACGTTTCGAGCATCGACATCGATTAATTCAGCAATTGCTTGACGGAAACGAGCACTATCTAATGCAGTACCTGATCCTACTACACGATTTTTTGGCAATCCAGAAAATTTCCAAGTAGCGTAAGTTAAAATGTCTACAGGATTTGATGCAACTAAGAAGATTCCATCAAATCCACTTGCCATAATTGGATCAATAATCCCTTTTAAGATTTTTAAGTTTTTGTGTACTAAGTCAATTCGAGTTTCACCTGGTTTTTGAGCTGCACCTGCTGTGATACAAATAACGTCTGCATCTTGGCAGTCTTCATAACTGGCTGCATAGATTTTCTTAGGAGAGTTGAATGCTAGAGCGTGTGATAAGTCTAAGGCATCTCCTTCTGTTTTTTCTCGTGCAATATCAATAATTCCAAGTTCTTCCGCAATTCCTTGAAGAACAAGGGCATAGGCATAACTAGAACCTACAGCGCCATCTCCAACTAAAATTACTTTATTACTAGGTTTAATAAATTTTTTCATACTGTTACCTCCTGTTCCCTAAATGGAATAACTATGAATAGTATAACATATTTTATTTTGTGAAGGGTTTTCAGAAGCTTACAAAATGAATTAAATTTTCGGTTTTTGAATAGTTTGTGATATACTAAGTAGGACTCAAGATAGAAATGGGTGTGAACGTATGAAATTAATCATTGGATTAGGAAATCCAGGAGCAAAATATAAAGGAACTCGTCATAATATCGGATTTATTACTGTTGACGAATTTGCTTACCAAGAAAAATTGGAATTTAATCAAGCGTTATTTGATGCAACTTTTACTCAAACACATATCGATGGAGAAAAAGTCATTTTCATGAAGCCGTTGACGTATATGAATTTATCCGGTCAAGCGGTTCGTCCGTTCATGAATTATTTTAAAATTGATATTGAAGATATTGTAGTGCTTTATGATGATATGGATCTTCCAGTAGGAAAAATTAGGTTACGTCAAAAAGGCAGTGCCGGAGGACATAATGGGGTTAAGAGTATCATTAGTTGTTTAGGAAGTGACCAGTTTAATCGCATTAAAATTGGTGTAGGTCGACCGGCACCAGGTCGAAGTGTAATCAATCATGTATTAGCTAATTTTGAAAAGGAAGAACAAGAAGATATTTTAGCTTCTGTAGATAAAAGCGTAGAAGCGCTAAGAGATTGGATAAAATGCGATAACTTTATTCAAACAATGAATCGTTATAATTAAATAAACTTGAAAAAAGGCTGGAGCGAAAGTTTCAACCTTTTTAGTGCGTATATAAAGAGGAAGGAAAAGATATGTTACCGTTAGGAATTAGTAAAAAACAAATCCATAGTTTTAAAGAATGGATAGAGAATCTTCCTATGATGCAAAGTCAGTTAGTGTTAGGGTTAACTGGAGCTGCGAAGCATTTAGCAGTAGCAAATGCGTATGATCATTGGAAAGGACCAATAGTTATTGTAACGCCAACAATGTTACAAGCAACTCAATTATATGAAGAATTAGGACAATGGTATGAAGATGAAGTCCATTTGTTTACAGTAGAGGAATCGTTAGCGGCAGAATATTCCATCCATTCTCCTGAAGTGATTAGTAATCGAATTCGAACTTTGCAGTTTTTAGCAAGTGGAGAAAAAGGAATTGCGGTCGTTCCTTTGTCAGGAATTCAAAAGCCACTAGTTCCATTAGAAGTTTGGAAGAAAAGTACGGTTGAATTAGTTGTTGGAGAAACAAGATTAGAAGTAGAAGAATTAGTGAGTCAATTAGGACGGATGGGGTATCGTAGAGAAGCGATGGTAGCTGCACCGGGAGAATTTTCCGTTCGTGGAGGCATTGTTGATATTTATCCGTTGGATCAAGAACATCCGATTCGGTTAGATTTTTTTGATGATGAATTAGATTCCTTGCGTCATTTTGATGCAGAAACACAACGCTCACTTGAAATGGTGGAAAATATTATTCTTTTACCGGCAACTGATATTCCATTTGAATATGAAGTAGTATTTGAGGCAAAAGCTAAAATTCAAAAAGCTTATGAAAAAGATATGAAGAGTAGTGAATCAGATGAACGTACGCAATTATTAACCAATCAAATGAATCACCTGTTGACACAATTAGAAGAAGGAGAGATTCCTCCTAAAATATCTTATTGGCTTGAACTATTTTATAAAGAGAAAACGACTATTTTAGATTATGTGTCTAAAAAGGGATATTTATTAATTGATGATTATGCTCGTATTCAAGAAAAACAACGTTCACTTCATGAAGAAGCAGGATTATGGAAAATTCATCAATTAGAATTAGGAATGATTGCTAGTTCGATTGATATGATTTTTGAAGGAAAGAAAGTATTAAAAGATTCTACGCTTCCAAGAACGTATTTTTCATTATTCCAAAAGGGATTGGGACGATTAACGTTTGAAGCCATTCACAATATTCAAGAACGTTCGATGACACAATTCTTCTCGCAAATGCCAATGGTCAAAGTAGAAGCAGATCGTTGGGCGAAACAAAAGGCTACGGTTATTGTAGTGGTGGATCGGTTAACGAGAGCTTCAAAAGTAGAACAAACTTTCCATGATTTTGATATTCCAGCGATTATTACAAAAGAAGTACAAGAAGGAATTCTTCAAATTATGGTAGGAACTTTTAGCCATGGATTTGAATTACCGCAAGATAAATTTGTAGTCGTTACAGAAAAGGAACTGTTTAATAAATTAACGAAGCGTGCTCCAAGAACTCAAAAAATTTCTAATGCGGAGAGATTGAAGAGTTATACCGAATTAGCAGTTGGAGACTATGTTGTCCACGTCAATCATGGGGTCGGTGTGTATCAAGGAATGGAAACATTAGAGATTAATGGTGTCCATCAAGATTACATGTCGATTCATTATCAAGATGGAGGGCATTTATTTGTACCCGTTCATCAAATTAAATTAGTTCAAAAATATGTTTCTTCGGATGCAAAAGTTCCTAAATTAAATAAATTAGGAAGTAGCGAATGGGCTAAAACGAAACGTAAAGTTGAAACGAAAATTGAAGATATTGCGGATGAATTAATTGAATTATATGCAAAACGTGATGCAGAAAAAGGGTATGCCTTCAGCAAGGATACCGTAGAACAAAAAGAATTTGAAGAAGCCTTTCCTTATTCAGAAACTCAAGACCAGTTAAGAAGTATTGAGGAAATTAAAGCAGATATGCAAAAAGATAAACCAATGGATCGTTTACTTGTTGGAGATGTTGGGTATGGGAAAACGGAAGTAGCTATGCGTGCAGTTTTCAAAGCGTTAATGGATGGCAAACAAGCGGCTGTATTAGTACCAACAACGATTTTAGCAGAACAACATTATGAAAATTTTGTTCAAAGATTTGCAGATTATCCGTTCACGATTGGCTTGTTAAGTCGATTTAGATCGAAGAAAGAACAACAAGAAACTATTGATGGTCTGAAAAAAGGGCAAGTGGATGTTGTCATTGGAACGCATCGTGTTTTATCAAAAGATGTAGATTTCTTAGATTTAGGTTTATTAGTAGTCGATGAAGAACAACGATTTGGGGTAAAACATAAAGAACGATTGAAACAATTAAAATCTCAAGTCGATGTTTTAACATTAACTGCAACGCCAATTCCTAGAACCTTGCATATGTCGATGCTTGGCGTACGTGATTTATCCGTTATTGAAACGCCACCTTCAAACCGTTATCCTGTCCAAACTTTTGTGATGGAACAACAAGGAATTACGATTAAAGATGGCATTGAACGAGAATTAACTCGTGGAGGACAAGTCTTTTATTTATATAATCGTGTGGAGACTATTGAGAAGAAAGCAGATGAATTACGTCAATTAGTTCCTGAAGCAAGAGTCGGAGTCATTCACGGACAAATGAGTGAAACAACATTAGAAAATATTTTATATCAATTTATTGAAGGCGAATATGATGTTTTAGTGACAACAACAATTATTGAAACAGGGGTAGATATTCCAAATGTCAATACTCTGTTTATTGAAAATGCAGATCATATGGGCTTGTCTCAGTTATATCAATTACGTGGAAGAGTGGGACGAACGAACCGTATTGCGTATGCGTATTTAATGTATCAACCAGATAAAACTTTAACAGAAGTTGGAGAAAAACGTCTACAAGCGATGCGTGACTTTACAGAATTAGGATCAGGATTCAAAATTGCGATGCGAGATTTATCGATTCGTGGTGCAGGGAATTTATTAGGAAAACAACAGCATGGATTTATTGATTCTGTTGGATTTGATTTATATTCTCAAATGTTGAGTGAAGCAGTATTGAAAAAACAAGGAAAAGCTGTTCCAACATTGGAAGATTCTGTTGAAATTGATTTACAAGTAGATGCTTATATTCCATCTACTTATATTCAAGATGAACGTCAAAAAATTGAAATGTATAAACGAATTCGTTCCATTGATAGTATGGAAACGTATCATGAATTATTAGATGATTTTATTGATCGCTTTGGGGAGTTTCCAGATGAAGTGAGCTATTTATTAGAAGTTGGAATGTTAAAATATTTTGCAGAGCAATTATCGATTACTTCGATTAAGAAAAAACGATATTCAATCATTGTATCGATTGCTCAACCGGTGGCTCAACGATTAGAAGGAGTTGCCATTTTTGAAGCTCTTGGGCCAGTGAAATTACCTGCTCAAGTCACTAAAAAAGGGATGACTTTACAAGTATTACTCAATGTAACGAATCAGCCAACGGATTTATGGCTAGAACAATTAAAAATTTTGTTAGAAAAATGTTGTGAAGTTGTAGCAAATCAAAAAGAGGAAAATGACTAAGCAAAGAGAGGAGGAGCTAATGGTTAAATCGAACAGACAGATGATGCAAGGAGCGTTGGTATTGTCACTAGCAGCCTTCATTGCGAAAATATTAAGTGCCGTTTATCGAGTTCCTTTCCAAAATATGGTTGGAAATACTGGGTTTTACGTTTATCAGCAAGTCTATCCCATTTATGGAATTGGAATGACCTTTGCTCTCTCTGGTTTCCCAGTATTTGTGTCAGCATTGATTGCTCAGTATCGTTCGGATTATGAATTGTCTCTTCTTTTAAAACGATTATTTTGGATTTTAAGTGGATTAGGGATAGGAGTATTTTTACTTCTATATACACAGTCAGAACTCATTGCTTCATGGATGGGAGATACTTTATTATCCCCAGTCATTCAAAGTGTTTCGTGGATGTTTTTAATGATGCCATTTTTGGTCATTGCAAGGGGATATTTCCAAGGAACGAATCGAATGGTTCCAACAGCTGTTTCTCAAGTAGTGGAACAAGTCGTTCGAGTAAGTGTTATCTTATTGGCAGCAAGTTTTTATGGCAGTCTCACGAATGATTTATATGTAGTGGGAACTTGGGCAATGTCGAGCGCAGTGATTGCGGCAGTGATAGCAACTTTTGTATTATTGTATTATAAAAAATCAGACTCTTTTGAAAATTGGAATGGCAGTCGAGAGATTGAACCTCGTAAGATTCAATGGGGAGTCTTGCTAAAGAGATTCGTCATTGAAGGTGGAACTATATGTTTATTAAGTTCGATATTAGTATTGTTCCAATTAATAGATTCATTTACCTTATTTAAAGGTCTAGTAGAACAGGGAATCAGTCAAGAAGTTGCCAAAGATTTAAAAGGAATTTTTGATCGAGGACAACCATTGGTGCAATTAGGAATGGTTGTAGGAGTGGGATTTTCTTCAAGCTACTTACCCTTACTCAGTCGTAGTTATACAAAGCAACATTTAGAAGAGTTTGAACAATTGAAACAGTCTCTTTTAAAAATGACAATGGTATTTTCAGTGGTAGCAACAGTAGGATTATTGGTTATTTTACCAAGAGTCAATCATATGCTTTTTGGAGATATTCAAGGAAATGATGTATTGAGTGTTTATAGTATTAGTATTGTGTTGGCGTCTATGATGATGGCGTACCATGGAATATTACAAAGTACTGGAAAATATTCTATTACGCTTATGGCTTTATTAGTCGGATTGATTACAAAAGCATTTGGCAATATGGTCTTTGTTCGATGGCTTCAAACATTAGGAGCTAGTATTGCAACGGTTTTAGGGTTGTTTATGATGCTAGCAATGATTTGGATTCTGAGTGGAGAGGGAAAATATTCTTTGAATCATCTAAAGTCAACGATGATAAAATTAGGAATTGTAACAATAGGAATGGCAATCGTTGTAGGAATTTTGAATAGCATTTTTAAAGGTTATTTCCCAGCTGGTGATTCTAGAACAAAAGATACGCTGATTGCTCTATTATTAGTGAGTGTTGGAATCATCGTATTTATAATAGGGGCGATTCGGATAAAATTATTTACCATTCGTGAATGGTTGATGATTCCAAAAGGGAAAATGCTATTAAGATTTACAAGAAAATGGAAGAAACGAGGGTAAAAGAATGAGATTAGATAAATATTTAAAAGTATCTCGATTGATTAAAAGAAGAAGTGTTGCAAAAGAAGTAGCCGATAAAGGAAGAATTACGGTACAAGATAAAGTGGCAAAATCTTCAACGGATGTAAAAGTAGGAGATAGGATTACCATTCAATTTGGAAATAAGACTGTAACGGTTCGAGTGGATGCAATTTTAGATTCAACGAGAAAAGAAGATGCCAAAGAAATGTTTACGATTTTAGAAGAAAAACAAGTAGTGAAAACAGAAGGGTTTTAAAACGGAGAAGAGAGAGTTGGTTAGTCCACCTCTCTTATTTTTTAGGAAAAACTTACACAAAATATTGTACACTCTCGTTTGGTCCTATAATTATAAAGAGCACGATGCTACATTTTCACTCAGTACCTTTTGGTGTGATTGTGGACTTAACAATTGTGTTTCTTAGAATGATGCCAAAATGGAAAGATAAGATTTCTTGACAATTATGGAAGAAAAGAATAGAATAATGGGAACGTTATCA
It includes:
- a CDS encoding single-stranded DNA-binding protein, encoding MNHVSLIGRLIKDVAVHQSEKGNSVCRNTLAVQSIYRQNDGDKQTDFIQVIAFGKLADRIQRFVKKGDRLGIEGRIHSRHYKNRDQQDVYVTEVIIEECYFLEPKSQETEPEETDEFASIFTVEGE
- a CDS encoding antitoxin — encoded protein: MASTQPVNFRADSTFYQQSKEILADEKITLSDVFNAALRKIATGAVDPKEFVFSDSQEPQYQVAFEDLKKEILLGHQDIQQGKLTSLSDVRKELGVD
- a CDS encoding Cof-type HAD-IIB family hydrolase encodes the protein MIKLIAIDMDGTLLNSKKQLLEETKQYFKEFHHKDTETLLVLCTGRPETGIRPYLKDLGYLEENHYIISQNGANIYESQTGNRIMDAFVDSAAIQKWIQLGKEHNISVMGGGVDYYYSFDQEPTEWMEYDVKIINGEIKRITTKESLTTDFYKILLLGDEEQLNEFETVIPDSWREEFYVVRSQKYLVEVLKKGVNKAYGLEKLVQRLNLNQNEIAAIGDAANDIEMLQYAGLAIAMGNATEEVKHLCSIVTDTNENNGVIKAIERIVIEKE
- a CDS encoding L-lactate dehydrogenase — encoded protein: MKKFIKPSNKVILVGDGAVGSSYAYALVLQGIAEELGIIDIAREKTEGDALDLSHALAFNSPKKIYAASYEDCQDADVICITAGAAQKPGETRIDLVHKNLKILKGIIDPIMASGFDGIFLVASNPVDILTYATWKFSGLPKNRVVGSGTALDSARFRQAIAELIDVDARNVHGYILGEHGDTEFPVWSHANVGGLQIYEWVRQNPDTDEEKLVEVFFQVRDAAYEIIAKKGATYYGIGATLARITKAILNNERAIFPLSVYLEGHYGQEDIYIGVPAVIGRDGIRQIIEIPLADAEQEKMDLSATALKQVIHDAFERLENEK
- the pth gene encoding aminoacyl-tRNA hydrolase, whose product is MKLIIGLGNPGAKYKGTRHNIGFITVDEFAYQEKLEFNQALFDATFTQTHIDGEKVIFMKPLTYMNLSGQAVRPFMNYFKIDIEDIVVLYDDMDLPVGKIRLRQKGSAGGHNGVKSIISCLGSDQFNRIKIGVGRPAPGRSVINHVLANFEKEEQEDILASVDKSVEALRDWIKCDNFIQTMNRYN
- the mfd gene encoding transcription-repair coupling factor encodes the protein MLPLGISKKQIHSFKEWIENLPMMQSQLVLGLTGAAKHLAVANAYDHWKGPIVIVTPTMLQATQLYEELGQWYEDEVHLFTVEESLAAEYSIHSPEVISNRIRTLQFLASGEKGIAVVPLSGIQKPLVPLEVWKKSTVELVVGETRLEVEELVSQLGRMGYRREAMVAAPGEFSVRGGIVDIYPLDQEHPIRLDFFDDELDSLRHFDAETQRSLEMVENIILLPATDIPFEYEVVFEAKAKIQKAYEKDMKSSESDERTQLLTNQMNHLLTQLEEGEIPPKISYWLELFYKEKTTILDYVSKKGYLLIDDYARIQEKQRSLHEEAGLWKIHQLELGMIASSIDMIFEGKKVLKDSTLPRTYFSLFQKGLGRLTFEAIHNIQERSMTQFFSQMPMVKVEADRWAKQKATVIVVVDRLTRASKVEQTFHDFDIPAIITKEVQEGILQIMVGTFSHGFELPQDKFVVVTEKELFNKLTKRAPRTQKISNAERLKSYTELAVGDYVVHVNHGVGVYQGMETLEINGVHQDYMSIHYQDGGHLFVPVHQIKLVQKYVSSDAKVPKLNKLGSSEWAKTKRKVETKIEDIADELIELYAKRDAEKGYAFSKDTVEQKEFEEAFPYSETQDQLRSIEEIKADMQKDKPMDRLLVGDVGYGKTEVAMRAVFKALMDGKQAAVLVPTTILAEQHYENFVQRFADYPFTIGLLSRFRSKKEQQETIDGLKKGQVDVVIGTHRVLSKDVDFLDLGLLVVDEEQRFGVKHKERLKQLKSQVDVLTLTATPIPRTLHMSMLGVRDLSVIETPPSNRYPVQTFVMEQQGITIKDGIERELTRGGQVFYLYNRVETIEKKADELRQLVPEARVGVIHGQMSETTLENILYQFIEGEYDVLVTTTIIETGVDIPNVNTLFIENADHMGLSQLYQLRGRVGRTNRIAYAYLMYQPDKTLTEVGEKRLQAMRDFTELGSGFKIAMRDLSIRGAGNLLGKQQHGFIDSVGFDLYSQMLSEAVLKKQGKAVPTLEDSVEIDLQVDAYIPSTYIQDERQKIEMYKRIRSIDSMETYHELLDDFIDRFGEFPDEVSYLLEVGMLKYFAEQLSITSIKKKRYSIIVSIAQPVAQRLEGVAIFEALGPVKLPAQVTKKGMTLQVLLNVTNQPTDLWLEQLKILLEKCCEVVANQKEEND
- a CDS encoding putative polysaccharide biosynthesis protein, with amino-acid sequence MVKSNRQMMQGALVLSLAAFIAKILSAVYRVPFQNMVGNTGFYVYQQVYPIYGIGMTFALSGFPVFVSALIAQYRSDYELSLLLKRLFWILSGLGIGVFLLLYTQSELIASWMGDTLLSPVIQSVSWMFLMMPFLVIARGYFQGTNRMVPTAVSQVVEQVVRVSVILLAASFYGSLTNDLYVVGTWAMSSAVIAAVIATFVLLYYKKSDSFENWNGSREIEPRKIQWGVLLKRFVIEGGTICLLSSILVLFQLIDSFTLFKGLVEQGISQEVAKDLKGIFDRGQPLVQLGMVVGVGFSSSYLPLLSRSYTKQHLEEFEQLKQSLLKMTMVFSVVATVGLLVILPRVNHMLFGDIQGNDVLSVYSISIVLASMMMAYHGILQSTGKYSITLMALLVGLITKAFGNMVFVRWLQTLGASIATVLGLFMMLAMIWILSGEGKYSLNHLKSTMIKLGIVTIGMAIVVGILNSIFKGYFPAGDSRTKDTLIALLLVSVGIIVFIIGAIRIKLFTIREWLMIPKGKMLLRFTRKWKKRG
- a CDS encoding RNA-binding S4 domain-containing protein; this encodes MRLDKYLKVSRLIKRRSVAKEVADKGRITVQDKVAKSSTDVKVGDRITIQFGNKTVTVRVDAILDSTRKEDAKEMFTILEEKQVVKTEGF